A genomic segment from Hypanus sabinus isolate sHypSab1 chromosome 8, sHypSab1.hap1, whole genome shotgun sequence encodes:
- the fhl1a gene encoding four and a half LIM domains protein 1a isoform X1 yields MAFQKHSGPYFRYQERTMSEQHNCHHCKKSLQGHKFIEKDKLLCCVSCYDKFIANTCAECRKPIGCGSKELHHENKYWHEDCFRCYHCSRSLVNDSFSIKNERITCTKCLPRTDASTCQSCKRAIKPGTKSFEYGGSHWHERCFTCQRCLKEIGTGSFVPRGDQIFCVSCNEKKFSKHCTHCRKPITSGGVSYRDEPWHTECFVCKTCRKQLSGIQFTGHENFLYCVDCYSQFIAKKCGTCHKPVTGFGGAEIVTSEGHQWHKECFKCKRCYSNLVNQRFVTRNREVYCTDCGKNL; encoded by the exons GGCCATACTTTCGGTACCAGGAGCGGACCATGAGTGAGCAACACAACTGCCACCACTGCAAGAAGTCACTGCAGGGACACAAGTTCATTGAGAAGGACAAGTTGCTCTGCTGTGTCAGCTGTTATGATAAATTCATCGCCAACACCTGTGCCGAATGCAGGAAGCCTATTGGCTGTGGCTCCAAG GAACTTCATCATGAGAACAAATACTGGCACGAAGACTGCTTCCGCTGTTACCACTGCAGTCGCTCCCTCGTCAACGATTCATTCAGCATCAAGAACGAGCGGATCACCTGCACCAAGTGTCTGCCCCGGACCGACGCGTCCACCTGTCAAAGCTGCAAGCGGGCCATCAAACCGG GGACGAAGAGCTTTGAGTACGGCGGCTCCCACTGGCACGAACGCTGCTTCACTTGTCAGCGATGCCTGAAGGAGATCGGTACCGGCAGCTTCGTCCCGAGGGGTGACCAGATTTTCTGCGTCTCCTGCAACGAGAAGAAGTTCTCCAAACACTGCACCCACtgcaggaag CCCATCACTAGTGGGGGTGTGAGCTACCGTGACGAGCCATGGCATACCGAGTGCTTCGTCTGCAAGACGTGTCGGAAGCAGCTGAGTGGAATCCAGTTCACTGGCCACGAGAACTTCCTGTACTGCGTGGACTGTTACAGCCAATTCATCGCCAAGAAATGTGGCACTTGCCACAAACCGGTCACCG GGTTTGGCGGAGCTGAGATCGTAACCTCTGAAGGTCATCAGTGGCACAAGGAGTGCTTCAAGTGTAAGAGATGTTACAGCAACCTGGTCAACCAGCGGTTTGTCACTCGTAATAGGGAGGTCTACTGTACTGACTGTGGCAAAAACCTGTAA
- the fhl1a gene encoding four and a half LIM domains protein 1a isoform X2, translated as MSEQHNCHHCKKSLQGHKFIEKDKLLCCVSCYDKFIANTCAECRKPIGCGSKELHHENKYWHEDCFRCYHCSRSLVNDSFSIKNERITCTKCLPRTDASTCQSCKRAIKPGTKSFEYGGSHWHERCFTCQRCLKEIGTGSFVPRGDQIFCVSCNEKKFSKHCTHCRKPITSGGVSYRDEPWHTECFVCKTCRKQLSGIQFTGHENFLYCVDCYSQFIAKKCGTCHKPVTGFGGAEIVTSEGHQWHKECFKCKRCYSNLVNQRFVTRNREVYCTDCGKNL; from the exons ATGAGTGAGCAACACAACTGCCACCACTGCAAGAAGTCACTGCAGGGACACAAGTTCATTGAGAAGGACAAGTTGCTCTGCTGTGTCAGCTGTTATGATAAATTCATCGCCAACACCTGTGCCGAATGCAGGAAGCCTATTGGCTGTGGCTCCAAG GAACTTCATCATGAGAACAAATACTGGCACGAAGACTGCTTCCGCTGTTACCACTGCAGTCGCTCCCTCGTCAACGATTCATTCAGCATCAAGAACGAGCGGATCACCTGCACCAAGTGTCTGCCCCGGACCGACGCGTCCACCTGTCAAAGCTGCAAGCGGGCCATCAAACCGG GGACGAAGAGCTTTGAGTACGGCGGCTCCCACTGGCACGAACGCTGCTTCACTTGTCAGCGATGCCTGAAGGAGATCGGTACCGGCAGCTTCGTCCCGAGGGGTGACCAGATTTTCTGCGTCTCCTGCAACGAGAAGAAGTTCTCCAAACACTGCACCCACtgcaggaag CCCATCACTAGTGGGGGTGTGAGCTACCGTGACGAGCCATGGCATACCGAGTGCTTCGTCTGCAAGACGTGTCGGAAGCAGCTGAGTGGAATCCAGTTCACTGGCCACGAGAACTTCCTGTACTGCGTGGACTGTTACAGCCAATTCATCGCCAAGAAATGTGGCACTTGCCACAAACCGGTCACCG GGTTTGGCGGAGCTGAGATCGTAACCTCTGAAGGTCATCAGTGGCACAAGGAGTGCTTCAAGTGTAAGAGATGTTACAGCAACCTGGTCAACCAGCGGTTTGTCACTCGTAATAGGGAGGTCTACTGTACTGACTGTGGCAAAAACCTGTAA